One segment of Acidobacteriota bacterium DNA contains the following:
- a CDS encoding adenylate/guanylate cyclase domain-containing protein: MTLREQRWSRWTRWLGRFSARQIDLALAVLVTLAGLVLFAFAGIAGSTQAGFLFLQNIEQRSLDMRFAARGERPHDDRIVIVGIDEKTLQNIGAFPLPRTAYASLVQKLSAGGAGVIAFDATFPTPENNSAGQALAQLQRELGTSAPASVAAKIKALESAGDHDAILAAALQQSGKVVLGHLFLDKDRAQSSDPKRAEEYFNIVWAKAFPQVLKAKSKGRDFDMSRAWLEHGGNAYPGAEANLAQLAEAAASYGYLNISPDPDGTLRRGLLIVRYQDQDFFPSLAMQAVLEYEKIPDQEIAAYISENGLERIQFGRHQLKPWQDGSVLINFTGPFHTYKHYSMWDVLNGTVPPETFKDKIVIMGGTALGIGDLRNTPFQKQDSGYMGVEVHANIIDNLLHSDEKGRTFLTRGLNEEMIDIATILIFGLVFGFWFSRIKPLYSTLSLFLTLGLFAWFIYFSFARWGLWLSCVIPAGTLVINYAVITSFRMIFEEGEKRKIRKTFGQYLSPGVIGLIEKDPQKYIRPGGETKNLTVMFSDIRGFTTMSEGLTADELVLLLNEYLGEMTEVIFHNLGTLDKYIGDAIMAFWGSPYPQTDHAYRACACSLQMIQALDKLNAKWKAEGRKQIAIGVGLNTGPVNVGNMGSAKRLAWTVMGDNVNLASRLEGITKEYRGRIVISEGTYREVADKFVCRDLDKIRVKGKNLPVTIYELLDFAENKQKYEPLLTRYNHAMEAYRAQNWQEAASRLGEMLTHFPDDGPTQIFMDRVLEFMQHAPEADWDGVYVMKTK; encoded by the coding sequence ATGACCCTGCGCGAACAAAGGTGGTCTCGCTGGACTCGATGGCTGGGTAGATTTTCGGCCCGTCAGATTGACCTGGCTCTAGCTGTACTGGTCACACTGGCGGGCCTCGTCTTGTTCGCCTTCGCGGGCATCGCCGGCAGTACCCAGGCCGGTTTCCTCTTCTTGCAAAACATCGAACAGCGTTCGCTCGACATGCGATTTGCAGCGCGCGGGGAACGCCCGCATGACGATCGCATTGTGATCGTCGGTATCGACGAGAAAACGCTCCAGAATATCGGCGCTTTTCCCCTGCCCCGCACGGCTTACGCATCGCTGGTGCAGAAGCTTAGTGCAGGCGGCGCGGGAGTAATCGCCTTTGACGCCACATTCCCCACGCCCGAAAACAATTCCGCTGGACAGGCACTGGCGCAACTACAGCGCGAGCTGGGGACCTCGGCCCCAGCCAGCGTAGCTGCAAAAATCAAAGCTCTGGAATCTGCCGGCGACCACGATGCGATCCTCGCGGCCGCGTTGCAGCAATCCGGTAAGGTCGTTCTCGGCCACCTGTTTCTCGACAAAGACCGCGCCCAGTCTTCCGATCCGAAGCGCGCCGAGGAATATTTCAACATCGTCTGGGCCAAAGCGTTTCCGCAGGTGCTGAAGGCTAAGTCGAAGGGCCGCGACTTCGATATGAGCCGCGCCTGGCTGGAGCACGGCGGCAACGCGTATCCCGGAGCTGAGGCGAACCTGGCCCAGTTAGCCGAGGCGGCCGCGTCCTACGGCTATCTCAACATCAGCCCCGATCCCGACGGCACCCTCCGCCGCGGACTGCTGATCGTCCGCTATCAGGACCAGGATTTCTTTCCCTCGCTCGCCATGCAAGCGGTCCTCGAGTACGAAAAAATTCCTGATCAGGAGATTGCGGCTTATATCTCCGAGAACGGCCTGGAGCGTATCCAATTTGGCCGCCACCAACTCAAACCCTGGCAGGACGGCAGTGTCCTCATCAACTTCACCGGCCCCTTCCATACCTACAAGCACTACTCAATGTGGGACGTGCTCAACGGCACAGTGCCGCCCGAAACCTTCAAAGACAAGATCGTGATCATGGGCGGAACCGCCCTCGGCATCGGTGACCTCCGCAACACGCCGTTCCAGAAGCAGGACTCCGGCTACATGGGTGTAGAGGTCCACGCCAACATCATCGACAACCTCCTGCACAGCGACGAAAAAGGCCGCACCTTCTTAACCCGCGGCCTGAACGAAGAAATGATCGACATAGCGACGATCCTGATCTTCGGCCTGGTCTTCGGATTCTGGTTCAGCCGCATCAAGCCGCTGTATTCGACGTTATCGCTCTTCCTGACTCTGGGACTCTTCGCCTGGTTCATCTACTTCAGCTTCGCGCGCTGGGGATTGTGGCTGAGCTGCGTGATTCCCGCCGGAACGCTGGTCATCAACTACGCCGTCATCACCAGTTTCCGCATGATTTTCGAAGAAGGCGAGAAACGAAAGATCCGCAAGACGTTCGGTCAGTATCTGTCCCCGGGCGTGATTGGACTCATCGAAAAAGATCCGCAGAAATACATCCGTCCCGGCGGAGAGACCAAAAACCTCACCGTGATGTTCAGCGATATCCGCGGCTTCACGACGATGTCCGAAGGCCTCACCGCCGACGAACTAGTCCTGCTACTGAACGAATATCTTGGCGAAATGACCGAAGTGATTTTTCACAACCTCGGCACGCTCGACAAATACATCGGCGACGCCATCATGGCCTTCTGGGGATCGCCCTATCCGCAAACCGACCACGCCTACCGCGCCTGCGCCTGCTCTCTACAGATGATCCAGGCCCTCGACAAACTCAACGCCAAGTGGAAGGCCGAAGGCCGCAAGCAAATTGCCATCGGCGTCGGCCTGAACACCGGTCCGGTCAACGTCGGCAACATGGGCTCCGCCAAGCGCCTGGCCTGGACCGTGATGGGCGACAACGTCAACCTCGCGTCCCGCCTGGAGGGCATCACCAAGGAATACCGCGGACGCATCGTGATCAGCGAAGGCACCTACCGCGAAGTCGCCGACAAATTCGTCTGCCGCGATCTCGACAAAATTCGCGTCAAGGGCAAGAACCTGCCGGTAACGATCTACGAACTACTGGACTTCGCCGAAAACAAACAGAAATACGAACCTCTGCTAACCCGCTACAACCACGCCATGGAAGCCTACCGAGCCCAGAACTGGCAGGAAGCTGCCAGCCGTCTGGGAGAAATGCTGACACACTTTCCCGATGATGGTCCGACGCAGATATTTATGGACCGCGTGCTGGAATTCATGCAACACGCGCCCGAGGCGGATTGGGATGGGGTTTACGTGATGAAGACGAAGTAG
- a CDS encoding IPT/TIG domain-containing protein, with the protein MKAFRVIGSTVVVFLFLLTCAIPAVSQTGAQGGGAIPKTHRFQPSVPPNSAEATPRADSANTGGLSSSAMQQIETLEQEKQSRTPIQKKISSRLIYTARMLRGEAAAPGIPVLYTNLELDEQNNLFVDIKAVVSDNLLQKLRELGVRIIRSEPNYRSIRAFVSPYQLEAVAGLPEVKFISPRSEAMTVGERTDLVQRMSRGRSPGFVQRANRVREQLSAQLANIQGGIVCPGGQGSQFSEGYDTHRVNDACGTFGVAGTGVKIGVLSDGVANLAASQALGDLPPTCPAGPPCVTVLDDGVAACIADNSPTCDEGTAMMEIIHDLAPGANLYFATAFTSIESFAQNIRDLRTAGCDIIVDDVIYFVETPFQDGQDPSIVSTFDGGVVSQAINDVTADGAMYFSSAGNEFNKDGGESGTFEGDFVDGGANSHLTGGTVAKFGTTAYDAITFAGGPIILHWADPLGGSNNDYDLFRFNSTGTTVLDFSTDLQDGTQDPIEGLSGANAGDRIVVFKATAAAARFFHMVGFGASLAVTTQGAIAGHAGSTGAFAVAATPAHLPICGNPLVCPTGPWPNPFDGTNIIEPFSSDGPRHIFFQGDGTPITPGNFTSTGGVVLAKPEFTAADGVAVTGAGGFPNPFYGTSAAAPHAAAIAGLVKSLDPTLTSNEIAGFMTNSAIDIMGAGTDRNSGVGIVMAFQAVKAATAPRITTLSPLSGDVGTPVTISGKNFGATADTVTFNGTAATPTTWSDTSIVVPVPVGAANGNVVVTVGGVASNGVLFTLTPHITSVNPNSGTVGLPVTITGTNFGNTQGSNTVKFNGTTAAPTTWSSTSIVVPVPNGVSTGNVVVTINGIASNGVLFTFVPPAITSLSTNLGPAGTAVTITGTSFGPAQGASTVKFNGTAATVTTWSDTSLTTTVPAGATTGNVVVTVNSTASNGLAFTVQDFAFQAALTDITVTAGLSASEDFTVNTPDGFTGTITFSCTGLPDKSSCAFTPASITPGANTTTTVTMKVSTTAAITTGVRPGMFGLWLPLGGMGLVLAGMGSSKRRRKALAMLGTMIAVPVLLAIVSCGGGGSSHTTTPGTPPGSYTITMKATSSPTTHSATFKLNVN; encoded by the coding sequence ATGAAGGCATTTCGAGTTATCGGATCAACGGTTGTTGTATTTCTCTTTTTACTCACATGCGCGATTCCCGCAGTTTCTCAGACAGGCGCGCAGGGCGGTGGGGCCATTCCGAAGACCCACAGGTTCCAGCCCTCCGTGCCGCCGAATTCGGCTGAAGCAACTCCCCGCGCCGACTCAGCAAATACCGGCGGCCTTAGCTCCTCCGCGATGCAACAGATTGAAACACTCGAGCAGGAAAAGCAGTCCCGCACTCCTATTCAGAAGAAGATCAGTTCCCGCCTGATATATACCGCAAGGATGCTTCGTGGAGAGGCCGCCGCGCCGGGGATCCCTGTCCTCTACACGAACCTTGAACTGGATGAGCAAAACAATCTGTTTGTGGATATCAAGGCCGTCGTTAGCGACAACCTGTTGCAGAAGCTTCGTGAATTAGGAGTCCGGATTATTCGCTCCGAACCGAACTACCGGAGTATTCGTGCGTTTGTTTCACCGTACCAACTGGAAGCGGTTGCCGGTTTGCCGGAGGTCAAGTTCATATCGCCGAGGAGTGAAGCGATGACTGTCGGGGAACGGACAGATCTCGTGCAGCGTATGAGCCGTGGGAGGTCCCCAGGTTTTGTTCAACGTGCCAATAGAGTGCGGGAGCAGCTGTCGGCCCAGCTCGCCAACATTCAGGGGGGAATAGTCTGCCCCGGCGGACAGGGAAGTCAGTTTTCTGAAGGTTACGACACTCATCGAGTGAATGATGCGTGTGGGACGTTCGGGGTCGCTGGAACGGGAGTGAAGATCGGTGTCCTGTCAGATGGGGTCGCCAACCTCGCAGCGAGCCAAGCCCTAGGTGATTTGCCTCCAACCTGTCCTGCCGGGCCACCTTGCGTCACTGTTCTAGATGATGGCGTGGCTGCCTGTATTGCCGACAATTCGCCAACTTGCGACGAAGGCACAGCCATGATGGAGATCATTCATGACCTGGCCCCGGGCGCCAATCTCTATTTCGCGACTGCCTTCACTTCCATTGAGAGCTTTGCGCAAAACATCCGCGATCTGCGTACGGCCGGGTGCGACATCATCGTGGACGACGTCATCTATTTCGTCGAGACACCATTTCAGGATGGGCAGGATCCAAGCATCGTTTCGACCTTCGACGGTGGAGTGGTCAGTCAGGCGATCAACGATGTAACGGCGGATGGCGCAATGTATTTTTCTTCGGCGGGGAACGAATTCAATAAGGACGGCGGCGAGTCCGGCACGTTCGAAGGAGACTTTGTGGACGGCGGGGCCAACTCGCACCTCACCGGTGGAACCGTTGCGAAGTTCGGAACGACAGCGTACGACGCAATCACGTTTGCGGGTGGTCCGATCATATTGCACTGGGCGGATCCGCTCGGTGGTTCCAATAACGACTATGATCTTTTTCGCTTCAATTCGACCGGCACCACCGTACTGGACTTTTCCACTGACCTTCAGGATGGAACGCAAGACCCAATTGAGGGGTTGAGCGGGGCAAACGCTGGCGACCGCATCGTTGTTTTTAAAGCCACTGCCGCCGCCGCCAGGTTCTTTCACATGGTCGGGTTCGGGGCTTCCTTGGCGGTGACCACACAGGGAGCAATCGCTGGGCACGCAGGATCTACCGGAGCCTTTGCGGTGGCTGCTACCCCGGCGCATTTGCCGATCTGCGGTAACCCGCTGGTGTGCCCGACCGGTCCGTGGCCCAACCCATTCGATGGGACTAACATCATTGAGCCATTCAGTTCCGATGGCCCGCGGCACATTTTTTTCCAGGGCGATGGAACACCAATTACTCCGGGAAATTTTACTTCCACGGGTGGCGTAGTCCTGGCGAAGCCTGAATTTACTGCTGCCGACGGCGTCGCGGTTACAGGCGCAGGTGGTTTCCCAAATCCCTTCTACGGTACTTCGGCAGCTGCGCCTCATGCCGCTGCGATCGCGGGACTCGTGAAGTCGTTGGACCCGACTCTTACGAGCAACGAGATCGCCGGGTTCATGACGAACAGCGCGATTGACATCATGGGAGCAGGTACCGATCGCAATTCGGGGGTCGGCATCGTCATGGCCTTCCAAGCCGTCAAGGCCGCGACCGCACCTCGGATCACTACGCTCTCTCCGCTTTCGGGAGACGTCGGAACGCCGGTAACAATCTCCGGCAAGAATTTCGGCGCCACCGCGGACACAGTCACCTTCAACGGGACGGCCGCGACTCCCACCACCTGGAGCGACACTTCCATCGTGGTCCCCGTACCCGTTGGGGCGGCGAATGGGAATGTTGTGGTGACAGTTGGCGGTGTGGCCAGCAACGGCGTGTTGTTTACCCTGACGCCTCACATCACCAGCGTCAATCCCAATTCTGGAACCGTAGGCTTACCAGTCACGATCACAGGGACAAATTTCGGCAACACGCAAGGATCGAACACCGTGAAGTTCAACGGGACAACTGCCGCGCCGACAACCTGGAGTTCTACCTCGATTGTGGTTCCGGTTCCAAATGGCGTAAGCACCGGCAATGTGGTGGTTACGATCAATGGGATTGCTTCGAATGGCGTCCTTTTCACGTTCGTGCCACCGGCCATCACCAGCCTGAGCACGAATTTGGGACCCGCCGGGACGGCGGTCACCATCACCGGTACCAGCTTCGGCCCTGCTCAGGGCGCGAGCACGGTGAAATTCAACGGCACGGCCGCGACTGTAACCACATGGAGCGATACCTCGCTCACAACCACCGTTCCTGCAGGCGCTACGACTGGCAACGTAGTGGTCACGGTGAACAGCACGGCCAGCAACGGCCTCGCATTTACCGTGCAGGACTTCGCGTTTCAAGCGGCGCTGACGGACATCACAGTCACCGCAGGCCTGTCGGCGTCGGAAGATTTCACAGTCAATACGCCTGACGGCTTCACCGGGACGATCACGTTCTCCTGCACGGGGCTGCCGGACAAATCGTCCTGCGCCTTTACGCCCGCCAGCATCACGCCGGGCGCGAACACCACAACCACCGTCACCATGAAGGTTTCCACCACGGCGGCGATCACCACCGGCGTCCGGCCCGGCATGTTCGGGCTGTGGCTGCCGTTGGGCGGGATGGGTCTGGTGCTGGCTGGAATGGGATCGAGCAAGCGGCGCCGCAAAGCGCTGGCCATGCTCGGCACGATGATTGCGGTGCCGGTACTGCTGGCCATCGTCAGTTGCGGTGGCGGCGGCAGTTCGCACACCACCACACCGGGGACGCCTCCGGGCTCCTACACCATCACCATGAAGGCAACGTCGAGTCCGACCACGCACTCGGCAACCTTCAAACTCAACGTGAACTAG
- a CDS encoding heme-binding protein: protein MKHCIWDRYGRVAAGALVLLMVAMLATSCGSASSVVPTPPPPPPVPLTATEVQTVVEDAAQSLNVPMVIAVADRSGKILAVFQNAGAPATSPGNFGALVDSKELAVALARTAALFSNNQAPLSSRTVRFISGVHFPPGIDNAGNGDLYGIENTNRGCSLNATFLPAKNIDPSRSIDGLSLGLGIITGKADINDSDSAAVNPGGVPLFKNGYAVGGVGVVTARTDAAEFAAYTGAHQSGLLPDPSQLPPPGVVIVGGIALPFVNQTTPPQGIDPGTTAGTYFVGPIPGSLPPEGDLVGPNAGTSGLTQADVTTIINQAVATANLTRAVIRLPQSSRTKMTIAVTDLDGTVLGLHRMPDATVFSVDVAVAKARNVIYFSNPAGTPDLPGVPAGTAVSNRTIGFGAQPFFPPGINDSAPGPFFNLYTFDIAHPCTNGSQTANPDQNGVVFFPGSVPLYKNGVLVGGLGVSGDGVDQDDYVTNAGAKGFDAPDNIRADQIIIDSVRLPYLKFPRNPTQ, encoded by the coding sequence ATGAAGCATTGCATTTGGGATCGGTACGGACGGGTCGCCGCAGGAGCGTTGGTGTTGCTGATGGTGGCAATGCTGGCTACTTCGTGCGGCAGTGCCAGTTCGGTAGTACCCACTCCTCCGCCGCCGCCCCCAGTGCCGCTCACTGCCACCGAGGTACAAACTGTCGTTGAAGATGCCGCACAGTCGCTGAACGTCCCGATGGTGATTGCGGTCGCGGATCGCTCCGGGAAAATTCTCGCCGTATTTCAAAATGCCGGAGCGCCCGCTACCTCTCCCGGCAATTTCGGGGCGCTCGTCGACAGTAAAGAACTGGCCGTAGCCTTGGCTCGCACCGCCGCCCTGTTCAGCAACAACCAGGCTCCGCTTTCGAGTCGCACCGTGCGCTTCATCAGCGGTGTTCATTTTCCGCCCGGCATCGATAACGCTGGGAACGGAGACTTGTATGGAATTGAAAACACGAATCGCGGTTGTTCGCTGAACGCAACCTTCCTGCCCGCAAAGAATATTGATCCCTCGCGATCGATCGACGGCCTGAGCCTGGGGCTCGGTATCATCACGGGCAAAGCCGACATCAACGATAGCGATTCAGCCGCAGTGAATCCGGGCGGAGTACCGCTTTTCAAGAATGGCTACGCGGTCGGAGGAGTGGGCGTCGTCACCGCAAGAACCGATGCGGCAGAGTTTGCGGCCTATACGGGAGCTCATCAGTCAGGACTGCTTCCCGACCCATCGCAATTGCCGCCGCCCGGTGTTGTGATTGTGGGCGGGATTGCCTTGCCCTTTGTAAATCAGACCACGCCGCCCCAGGGAATCGATCCCGGTACCACAGCCGGAACGTACTTCGTGGGACCAATACCGGGCAGTCTGCCTCCTGAAGGAGATCTGGTTGGGCCCAATGCTGGAACATCTGGGCTCACACAAGCGGATGTAACGACCATCATCAATCAGGCCGTGGCGACCGCGAATCTGACGCGCGCCGTGATCCGCCTGCCGCAGAGTTCTCGAACGAAAATGACGATCGCGGTTACGGATCTCGACGGCACCGTACTCGGCCTCCACCGAATGCCGGATGCCACCGTGTTCAGCGTCGATGTAGCCGTCGCGAAAGCGCGCAACGTGATCTATTTCAGTAATCCTGCGGGAACGCCCGACCTGCCTGGAGTTCCCGCCGGCACAGCCGTTTCGAATCGCACCATCGGATTCGGTGCCCAGCCCTTTTTCCCTCCCGGCATCAACGACTCCGCGCCGGGACCATTCTTCAATCTCTATACTTTTGACATTGCTCATCCCTGCACGAATGGTTCGCAAACGGCGAATCCTGATCAGAATGGAGTAGTGTTCTTCCCCGGCAGCGTGCCGCTCTACAAAAACGGAGTGTTAGTGGGCGGACTGGGCGTAAGCGGAGACGGCGTCGATCAGGACGACTATGTAACCAATGCCGGAGCCAAAGGATTCGATGCGCCCGATAACATCCGTGCCGACCAGATAATCATCGACAGCGTACGTTTACCCTACCTGAAGTTTCCAAGAAACCCTACTCAATAG
- a CDS encoding FecR domain-containing protein — protein MTSFKRIVAGLLCLMLSPLPALCAPAPSAQTAGQISALIPSATRNDKPARVKDDLVWNDLLKTEQKGRLRAGLTDGSILSLGSNSELRVVQHDAASQQTSLEMDFGKVRSKVVKVTQPNGKFEMKTPNAVIGVIGTDFYVSYETNKTTVICYTGKVWVTPVGDAKVVKNSGQSAENQIIVAAGQMVVISSVIPPAGFQPQSTPAEVQRASASETSVSDVAPPLHRAHFVRDVLIGASVAAAGFAVGITQLNTSPAAPRGQCDPQNPKCK, from the coding sequence TTGACTTCTTTCAAACGCATCGTTGCAGGACTATTGTGCCTGATGCTGTCGCCATTGCCGGCGCTCTGTGCGCCCGCTCCGAGTGCACAAACCGCTGGACAGATCAGCGCGCTTATTCCGTCCGCTACACGCAATGACAAGCCTGCCAGGGTGAAAGACGACCTGGTGTGGAACGACCTGCTCAAGACGGAGCAGAAAGGGCGTCTGCGAGCTGGTTTGACGGATGGATCCATCCTGAGCCTGGGCTCGAATAGCGAATTGCGCGTCGTGCAGCACGATGCCGCGTCGCAGCAGACTTCACTGGAAATGGATTTCGGCAAAGTGCGCAGCAAGGTCGTCAAAGTCACGCAGCCGAATGGCAAGTTCGAAATGAAGACGCCGAACGCGGTCATCGGTGTCATTGGCACTGACTTCTACGTCAGCTACGAGACCAACAAGACGACTGTTATCTGCTATACCGGCAAGGTCTGGGTCACTCCGGTTGGAGATGCCAAGGTGGTGAAAAACTCTGGCCAGTCCGCGGAGAACCAGATCATAGTGGCAGCGGGACAGATGGTGGTAATCAGTTCAGTGATACCTCCGGCTGGTTTCCAGCCTCAGTCCACGCCCGCCGAAGTGCAACGGGCGAGCGCGTCAGAAACCTCTGTGTCGGATGTTGCACCGCCCCTTCACCGCGCCCATTTTGTGCGCGACGTGCTGATTGGAGCGAGCGTGGCAGCGGCCGGGTTCGCGGTGGGCATCACGCAACTCAATACCAGCCCGGCGGCTCCGCGGGGACAATGCGATCCGCAGAACCCGAAGTGCAAGTAA
- a CDS encoding thiol oxidoreductase-like protein → MRHLGKAYTFTCLAMLLWSLAGQAQMIDNTQAPNTAKAGINKSLLDEIGAGRGDVMVEGSSMYIINRDPFRAIRRGRQLFQRKFTRLQGQGANEKDGVGDINNDIGIGAGLSDSCALCHGRPRGSAGTGGNVVTRPDSRDAGHLFGLGLKEMLADEITTDLRSTRDLAVTLAKQMKRPMTLKLTSKGVKYGTITGNPDGSVDTTKVQGVDADLRVKPFFAEGSTISLREFIVGALHNEMGLEASADPDLLAASAGGRVVTPSGMVLDGSKDRISAPPAPDPDNGNEIDPAIVDHLEFYLLNYFKPGHGEPNSVADKGRKVFQQLGCSSCHVSDMTINHDRRVADLETVYDPARGIFNSMFATATPLFHEVDDGSGLPLLKLPLGNSFVVNDIFSDFKRHDVGAKFYERNWDGTIQAQFLTRPLWGIGSTGPYGHDGRSMTLNDVILRHGGEAQKSRDKYAGLGSSGKVALQTFLNSLVLFPPDDTASNLDPGDPTKTGFPQFGHGSIKLTVLFNNPADPE, encoded by the coding sequence ATGAGACATTTGGGGAAAGCATACACGTTCACTTGTTTGGCCATGCTCCTGTGGAGTCTCGCGGGGCAAGCGCAGATGATCGACAACACACAGGCGCCGAACACAGCCAAGGCTGGAATCAACAAATCTCTGCTTGATGAAATCGGCGCGGGGCGTGGAGACGTCATGGTGGAGGGATCTTCCATGTACATCATCAACCGCGATCCGTTCCGCGCCATTCGCCGGGGACGGCAGCTCTTCCAGCGCAAATTCACCCGCTTGCAAGGACAGGGGGCCAACGAAAAAGACGGCGTGGGCGACATCAACAATGACATTGGCATCGGAGCCGGTTTGTCGGACAGTTGCGCCTTGTGCCATGGTCGCCCGCGCGGATCAGCGGGGACAGGTGGCAACGTCGTCACTCGTCCAGACAGTCGGGATGCGGGACATCTGTTCGGCCTGGGCCTGAAAGAAATGCTGGCTGACGAAATTACGACCGACTTGCGCTCGACCCGTGACCTGGCCGTCACCCTGGCGAAGCAGATGAAACGTCCTATGACGCTGAAGCTGACAAGCAAAGGCGTAAAGTACGGGACCATCACCGGCAATCCAGACGGCTCGGTCGATACGACGAAGGTGCAAGGCGTCGATGCCGATCTGCGAGTGAAGCCATTTTTTGCCGAAGGAAGCACAATTTCCCTGCGGGAATTTATCGTGGGCGCGCTGCACAACGAAATGGGTCTGGAAGCCTCAGCCGACCCGGACCTGCTCGCAGCAAGTGCCGGCGGGCGCGTGGTCACTCCGTCGGGCATGGTTCTGGACGGGTCCAAAGACAGGATCAGTGCGCCTCCTGCACCTGATCCGGACAATGGAAACGAGATCGATCCCGCGATCGTGGATCATCTGGAGTTTTACCTGCTCAATTATTTCAAGCCCGGACACGGCGAACCGAACTCAGTTGCGGACAAGGGGCGAAAAGTGTTTCAACAGTTGGGCTGCTCTTCCTGTCACGTATCCGACATGACCATTAACCACGACCGCCGCGTGGCGGATCTGGAGACGGTCTACGATCCGGCGCGGGGAATCTTCAACAGCATGTTTGCGACAGCGACGCCACTCTTTCACGAAGTGGACGACGGTTCAGGTCTCCCGCTCCTGAAGCTTCCCTTGGGAAATTCGTTTGTCGTGAACGACATCTTCTCCGATTTTAAGCGGCATGATGTCGGAGCGAAGTTCTACGAGCGCAACTGGGATGGAACGATACAAGCCCAATTTCTAACACGTCCGTTGTGGGGAATCGGTTCGACTGGTCCGTACGGACACGATGGACGCAGCATGACCTTGAACGATGTAATCCTCCGCCACGGTGGAGAAGCGCAAAAGTCACGCGACAAGTATGCGGGACTCGGGAGCAGTGGAAAAGTTGCTCTCCAGACATTCCTGAATTCTCTGGTGCTGTTCCCGCCGGATGATACTGCTTCGAATCTGGATCCGGGCGATCCGACAAAAACAGGATTCCCTCAATTCGGTCACGGCAGCATCAAGTTGACGGTGCTGTTTAACAATCCAGCGGATCCGGAGTAA